In Chloroflexota bacterium, a genomic segment contains:
- a CDS encoding winged helix-turn-helix domain-containing protein, with amino-acid sequence MPKTNLEISLKTARRFSLVHQRLYPPRKLCGKAGVLEFIRHAGSIQFDPINVVGRNPDLVLQSRVRDYRPQMLDELLYNECQLLDGWDKMAAIYCVEDWPYFARQRSRMQAHFGVPSEIVMQVAPHILEEIAQRGPLSSLDFKDDEKTDWAWGPTKISRAGLEGLYAMGKLGVHHRVNNRRYFEYIEKLLPATLLAAPDPNADEAAYQEWHILRRMGSLGLALLNAGEHWLGIINMKSPQRRAVINRLVQRREIIPVTVTEIPDKTFYLRAQDFPTLDNIQSETPEPEAAFLAPLDNLLWNRKKNSWLFDFEYIWEVYKPKKQRQYGYYVLPIIYGDTFIARSDFAFDKKSRHFTLQNWWWENGIQPNTHIQLALKTALNDFFTYLGAQSFELGEAVANDTTLQWAKDF; translated from the coding sequence ATGCCCAAAACAAATCTCGAAATCTCGCTTAAAACTGCGCGGCGTTTTTCGCTGGTGCATCAGCGCCTCTATCCACCGCGGAAGTTGTGCGGAAAAGCGGGCGTGCTGGAATTCATCCGCCATGCCGGCAGCATCCAGTTTGACCCGATTAACGTCGTAGGGCGCAACCCCGATCTGGTGCTGCAATCACGTGTGCGCGATTACCGCCCCCAAATGCTCGATGAATTGCTCTATAATGAGTGTCAACTGCTCGATGGATGGGATAAAATGGCCGCCATCTACTGCGTTGAAGATTGGCCCTATTTTGCCCGCCAACGGTCGCGTATGCAAGCTCACTTTGGGGTTCCTTCCGAAATCGTCATGCAGGTTGCCCCGCATATTCTCGAGGAAATCGCGCAGCGCGGCCCACTCAGTTCTCTAGATTTCAAAGACGACGAAAAAACCGACTGGGCCTGGGGGCCAACCAAAATCTCCCGCGCCGGGCTGGAGGGGCTGTATGCTATGGGAAAATTGGGCGTGCATCATCGCGTCAATAACCGCCGCTATTTCGAATATATCGAAAAGCTGCTGCCTGCTACCTTACTCGCCGCACCCGACCCCAACGCAGATGAAGCCGCCTACCAGGAATGGCATATTCTGCGCCGCATGGGTAGTCTGGGGTTGGCGTTACTAAACGCCGGGGAACATTGGCTGGGGATTATCAATATGAAAAGCCCACAGCGCCGGGCCGTTATCAACCGGCTGGTGCAGCGCCGCGAGATTATTCCCGTAACCGTAACCGAAATCCCTGACAAAACTTTTTACCTGCGCGCCCAAGATTTCCCTACGCTAGATAATATACAAAGCGAGACGCCCGAACCGGAAGCTGCTTTCCTGGCGCCACTCGATAATCTATTATGGAATCGCAAGAAAAATAGCTGGCTATTTGATTTCGAATATATCTGGGAAGTCTACAAACCCAAGAAGCAGCGTCAATATGGCTACTATGTTTTACCCATCATCTACGGCGATACATTCATCGCCCGCAGCGATTTTGCTTTTGATAAAAAGAGCAGGCATTTCACACTGCAAAACTGGTGGTGGGAAAACGGCATACAGCCCAACACTCATATTCAACTTGCGTTAAAAACCGCATTGAACGATTTCTTCACCTATCTGGGG
- a CDS encoding alpha/beta fold hydrolase gives MIIPTAEPFFLPGGPVGCLLVHGFTGTPKEMRWMGEYLAEKGFSVLGIRLAGHATSLEDMLRARWGDWLTSVEEGWHTLSGYCDQTVILGLSMGGVLSLLFSTLKPVTGVVAMSTPYALPPDPRLRFLHWLHWIQPIAPHAEESDWVDSEAEAVHTSYGAYPSRSIIEFRDLLAEMRAALPAVKAPVLLMHSRSDGGVSPESMPKIYAELGTEDKEMLWLENSGHVITRDAARQQVFTAAEAFIRRVTAK, from the coding sequence ATGATTATCCCAACAGCAGAACCCTTCTTTTTGCCCGGAGGTCCCGTCGGCTGCCTGCTGGTTCACGGCTTCACCGGAACTCCCAAAGAAATGCGCTGGATGGGGGAATATTTGGCCGAAAAGGGATTCTCCGTTTTAGGGATTCGCCTGGCCGGACACGCCACCTCGCTCGAAGATATGCTGCGCGCCCGTTGGGGGGATTGGCTAACCTCAGTGGAAGAGGGCTGGCACACCCTGAGCGGATACTGCGACCAAACCGTGATCCTGGGGCTTTCAATGGGCGGGGTGCTGTCGCTGCTTTTCTCCACGCTGAAGCCCGTCACCGGCGTTGTGGCGATGTCTACACCCTACGCACTGCCGCCAGACCCGCGCCTGCGCTTTTTGCACTGGCTGCACTGGATTCAACCCATTGCGCCACATGCAGAAGAATCGGATTGGGTGGATAGCGAAGCCGAAGCCGTGCATACCAGTTATGGCGCTTACCCCAGCCGCTCGATCATCGAATTCAGAGATTTGCTGGCCGAAATGCGCGCTGCCCTACCTGCTGTAAAAGCCCCCGTTTTGCTGATGCACTCTCGCAGCGATGGCGGCGTCAGCCCTGAGAGTATGCCCAAAATTTATGCGGAGCTGGGCACTGAAGATAAAGAAATGCTCTGGCTCGAAAATAGTGGGCATGTCATCACCCGTGATGCTGCCCGGCAGCAAGTTTTTACCGCCGCCGAAGCTTTCATCCGCCGGGTTACGGCAAAATAG
- a CDS encoding phosphatase PAP2 family protein, with amino-acid sequence METILFLQQLGDWLTPVMKFFTVLGDEEFYLLIMPAIYWCFDTLMGTRLALMLVVTTGTNSILKLAFHSPRPFWVSGEVRAFTGETSFGIPSGHAQNATTLWGTWASSIKKRWAWYLALFFAAMIGISRLYMGVHFPIDVLSGWLVGALLLWIFIRLEKPVGHRIKSQSTLRQILIILGIGAAILLIGNLMIASLANWQIPAEWVENATQAGAAPEPLSRDGITTAAGVFLGLALGLILIKRRGGFSPKGPAVQRVLRYLLGIVGTLAIWAGLKAVFPSGETLLPQALRLLRYALIGFWVTAGAPLVFLALKLATPPEKKQKSLRSRRAR; translated from the coding sequence ATGGAAACGATTTTATTTCTACAACAACTTGGTGATTGGCTCACCCCGGTGATGAAATTTTTTACAGTATTAGGCGATGAGGAATTCTATCTGCTCATCATGCCTGCCATCTACTGGTGTTTTGATACCCTCATGGGCACACGCCTGGCCCTGATGCTAGTCGTTACGACCGGAACAAACAGCATCTTAAAACTCGCCTTCCATTCCCCGCGGCCCTTCTGGGTTTCAGGTGAAGTGCGTGCTTTTACTGGCGAAACTTCCTTTGGCATCCCTTCGGGCCACGCCCAAAACGCCACCACGCTGTGGGGCACCTGGGCCTCGTCGATAAAAAAACGCTGGGCATGGTATCTGGCGCTATTTTTTGCAGCCATGATCGGTATCTCGCGGCTCTATATGGGCGTACACTTCCCCATCGACGTGCTTTCAGGCTGGCTGGTCGGCGCGCTGCTTTTGTGGATTTTCATCCGATTAGAAAAACCGGTCGGCCACAGGATTAAAAGTCAATCAACTCTCCGGCAGATTCTCATCATTCTGGGAATCGGCGCGGCAATCCTGCTGATCGGAAATTTGATGATTGCCAGCCTCGCCAACTGGCAAATTCCGGCTGAATGGGTCGAAAATGCCACCCAGGCCGGAGCTGCCCCCGAACCGCTCAGCCGAGATGGCATCACGACTGCCGCGGGGGTCTTTCTGGGACTCGCTCTGGGGTTGATTCTGATTAAACGCCGTGGCGGATTCAGCCCCAAAGGGCCAGCCGTGCAGCGCGTTCTGCGCTATCTGCTCGGCATAGTCGGCACCCTCGCAATCTGGGCCGGATTGAAAGCCGTATTCCCTTCCGGCGAAACGCTGCTCCCCCAAGCCTTACGTCTGTTACGCTACGCGCTGATCGGCTTCTGGGTGACGGCTGGGGCACCACTAGTTTTCCTGGCGCTCAAACTGGCAACTCCGCCGGAGAAAAAGCAAAAATCATTGCGTTCCCGCCGCGCTCGATAA
- a CDS encoding MFS transporter, which yields MNRDLIFMALALFTWGVGEGAYYIFQPIYLKELGASPLEIGTILGAVGIAMGAAHIPAGYLSDRVGRRVMMWASWILGLLSAWLMALANSLPVFVTGMVLYGITAFVMTPMNSYVTAASGKLSPGRALTMISAAYNLGAFMGPFIGGYIGDHFGLQKTYLFAASIFVVSNLLIFNLRPQPVLPREPGTVKILLQNRAYWAYLGIILIVFFALYLPQPLTPNFMQDIHSLSYSEVGLAGSAGSLGNVIINLVFGSLNPHLGFLIGQITMALAAFVFWQAAGLPWFMLAYFLMGGYRLARAMAIAQIRTVINPVNMGLAFGITETFSSFSLILVPPIAGMIYTWQPVGIYPIAILLTVFAILISIRFSPRSHHN from the coding sequence ATGAACCGAGATCTGATATTCATGGCCCTGGCCCTCTTCACCTGGGGTGTTGGAGAGGGCGCTTATTATATTTTTCAACCCATCTATCTAAAAGAATTGGGTGCTTCACCGCTTGAAATTGGCACGATTCTGGGCGCAGTGGGGATTGCCATGGGCGCGGCGCATATCCCCGCCGGGTATCTTTCAGACCGGGTTGGGCGGCGCGTGATGATGTGGGCATCGTGGATTTTGGGGTTGCTATCGGCCTGGCTGATGGCATTGGCAAACTCGCTACCAGTTTTCGTTACGGGAATGGTCTTATACGGCATTACGGCTTTCGTGATGACTCCCATGAACAGCTATGTCACCGCAGCCAGTGGCAAACTCTCGCCAGGACGGGCACTGACGATGATCTCGGCAGCGTATAACCTGGGCGCATTCATGGGGCCATTTATCGGCGGCTATATTGGCGATCACTTCGGTCTGCAAAAAACCTATCTTTTCGCGGCAAGTATCTTTGTGGTTTCAAATTTGCTCATTTTTAACCTGCGCCCGCAACCAGTTTTGCCCCGGGAACCCGGCACGGTGAAAATTTTGCTCCAGAATCGCGCCTATTGGGCTTACTTGGGGATTATCCTGATTGTGTTTTTTGCCTTGTACCTGCCCCAGCCGCTTACCCCCAACTTTATGCAAGATATTCATAGTTTATCCTATAGCGAGGTCGGCCTGGCAGGTTCGGCTGGCAGCCTGGGTAATGTAATCATCAATTTAGTTTTTGGATCGCTCAACCCGCATTTGGGGTTTTTAATTGGGCAGATTACAATGGCGTTGGCGGCGTTCGTTTTTTGGCAAGCTGCTGGCCTGCCCTGGTTTATGCTGGCCTACTTCCTGATGGGCGGCTACCGGCTTGCCCGCGCAATGGCCATCGCACAAATCCGCACGGTGATAAACCCCGTCAATATGGGATTGGCCTTTGGCATCACCGAGACATTTTCATCTTTTTCGTTGATACTTGTGCCTCCCATCGCGGGAATGATCTATACCTGGCAGCCTGTGGGTATATATCCGATCGCGATTTTACTGACAGTTTTTGCTATACTTATCAGTATACGTTTTTCCCCGCGTTCGCATCACAATTAG